The following proteins are co-located in the Dromiciops gliroides isolate mDroGli1 chromosome 2, mDroGli1.pri, whole genome shotgun sequence genome:
- the LOC122738087 gene encoding olfactory receptor 1K1-like, protein MDGTNRSSEGAPFILLGLSTSPAQLRPLFALFLVLYIAGVMGNGLIVAAIRASPALHAPMYFLLAHLSFADLCFTSVTVPKMLANLLAHDRSISRAGCLTQMYFFFALGVTDSCLLAAMAYDRYVAIRHPLHYAVRMSRAMCTGLVAAAWIVSHTHSLLHILLMARLSFCASRSVPHFFCDHQPLLRLACSDTRHIQLLIFTEGAAVVVTPFLLILASYGAIAVAVLRLPSVSGRLRAVSTCGSHLAVVSLFYGTVIAVYFQPTARYEAERGRVATVMYTVVTPMLNPVIYSLRNRDVQGALRALFTGRRISTEPT, encoded by the coding sequence ATGGATGGGACCAACAGGTCTTCTGAAGGGGCCCCATTTATCCTTCTAGGTTTGTCCACAAGCCCGGCACAACTACGGCCTCTCTTTGCTCTATTCCTGGTCTTGTATATAGCAGGTGTGATGGGGAATGGCCTAATTGTGGCAGCCATCCGGGCCAGTCCAGCCCTCCATGCCCCCATGTATTTCCTGCTGGCCCACCTCTCTTTCGCCGACCTCTGCTTCACCTCTGTCACCGTGCCCAAGATGTTGGCCAACCTGTTGGCCCATGACCGCTCCATCTCACGGGCAGGCTGCCTAACTCAGAtgtatttcttctttgccttGGGTGTGACTGACAGCTGCCTGCTGGCTGCCATGGCCTATGATCGCTACGTGGCCATCCGGCACCCACTACACTATGCAGTCCGAATGTCCAGAGCCATGTGTACAGGGCTCGTGGCAGCTGCCTGGATTGTTTCTCATACCCACTCATTGCTGCACATCCTGCTCATGGCCCGCCTGTCCTTCTGTGCTTCTCGGAGTGTGCCCCACTTCTTTTGTGACCACCAGCCCCTCCTGCGGCTTGCCTGTTCTGACACTCGCCATATTCAATTACTCATCTTCACTGAGGGGGCTGCTGTGGTGGTCACACCCTTCCTGCTCATCTTGGCCTCCTATGGTGCCATTGCTGTTGCCGTGTTACGCCTTCCCTCGGTGTCTGGACGGCTCCGGGCTGTGTCCACCTGTGGCTCCCACCTGGCTGTGGTAAGTCTCTTCTATGGCACAGTCATTGCGGTCTACTTCCAGCCCACAGCACGATATGAGGCTGAGCGGGGCCGTGTGGCCACCGTCATGTATACAGTAGTGACCCCCATGCTCAACCCAGTTATTTACAGCCTCAGGAACCGAGATGTTCAGGGGGCACTCCGAGCTCTCTTTACTGGACGTAGAATCTCAACCGAGCCCACCTAA